From the Chrysiogenia bacterium genome, the window CCGGCCAATGAAGAAGGAAACTGGATGTAGGTCTTCGTCCCGTCGCTATAGATCCGCGTCGGCCGCCAGCGGGCCGATCCGCTCATATGAAAGGCGAAATCCAGTTGTTCGGCCGGCACCCCTGCCCCCGGCACGACGCTCGCCTCGATGCGGGCATTGATCTCGGCGAAACGGGCATTGATGTCCTCGGGATATTCGAACCCGACCCGCGCCATGTAATCGCGATGGTGGGACTTGAGCTGGATGTGGTAGGTCCGCCGCGACGTGGTGACCACCATCGACGTCACCAGCCCCGCTTCGGACGGCTTGACGATCAGGTGAACCGCCTGGGCATTCGGTGCGCCCGATGTCGCCGGCTCCACTTTCCAGCGCACGGTATCACCCAGGAGCACGTCACGGACGATTTCGCCTGGCTGCAATTCGATGTCACAGACCTGCAGCGGCGAGCAGACCACCGAGGGCTGAATCTCACCGAAGAGGAAAATCACCTTGCCATCGGGACCGCGGGCTACAACGCCGGGCCCGTGCTGCCATTGCGCCGAGAGCTCAGTGCCGCGGGTTTCGTTCCCGGTCAACTGCTGCGCGGAGACCGGCGAAGCAACTAGCACAGCCAAAAGGGCTGCGCACAGGACGGGTCCGCGGTTCGTACTCTTCTTCATTCAATTCCCTCCGGGGCGTGTTCATTTGGCGCGCATATCTTTGCTTCAAGCGTACCGCTTGAAGCGAATGCGCGTCACAATTGCGCCGTCCAGTCAAAATCCTTCAGGTAGAGGCCGATGGGGTTGAGACGGATCACCGCCTCGTCCTGGGGCGATGTCAGGGTGACGGTCGCAATACCGCGAAACCGCCGTGTGGCGATCTCCTTGCCCTGCCGGTCGCGCTCATATTCGGTCCAGTCGATCTGGTAGCTCTGGTTGGAGAGCGGAACGATATTGTTGACCTCGATCGCCACCGTCTTCTCACGCGCCCGATCGAAGGGCGAGTTGCTCCGGAACCACGCATTCACCTTCTCGGTCGCCGGGTCGGACGACCTCAGATGCGCATAGGCGCGGTCGATATATTGCTTCTGGACGACGGTGTCGGGGGTGACTGAGCGGAAGTTTGTCACGAAGCTGCCGAGCGTCGCCCGCACCACGCGGGGATCGGCATATTCGATCTGCTGCGGGTATCCGGCTGTCGCGGCCGTGCCGAGCTTGTCGACCTCGACGATGTACGGGACGAGCTTGACCTGCGTGCTTTGATAGAGCGCATAGGAGAAGCCGATCACCGCCATCAGCATCCCGGTGATGCCGACGATGCGCCATGCCGCCGCCGCTTTCACATAGGAGCCATAGCGTTCGTTCCATTCCATGCGCGCTGCGATGTAGGGATTATCAATCGTTGGTTTCCTGGCCATGCCTCACCTCAAGCCTTGTCGTCGCTCGAGGGCCGCCGTGTGGGCCGGCCTTGAGACTGATCGAGTTTCGCGTTCGCGAGACCGAGCGTCGAAGCGCCCCAGGTGCCCGGGACGCCAATCGCTTTGTCACGCGCGGCAGATGCGGCCGCGCCACCGCCGGCGCCGACACCCGTCGCCATGCCCTTCAGCGCCGCGGCGCCGAATGAACTGCCCGAGGCCCTGGCATCGGAATAGGCCGCACCCCCTGCTCTTGCACCGCCCATGGCAAGGGCCGCGCTTCCGGCGGCAAAACTGCCAGCCTGACCGCCGTGGCGAATTACTTCCATGCCACCGGTCACCGAGACGCCCTGGACCATCCCCTGAATGATGTTGGGCACATACATGGCGATGACAAAGACAATGACCGAGATCCCGGCGATCGCCAGCGTTGCCAGGAACTCGTCGCCACCCGACGGCGCATTGGCGAGATCAATTAGCACCTCGGAGCCGATGCGGGCGATCATCACCAGCGCCATCAGCTTCATGCCCACAGAGAAGGCG encodes:
- the trbL gene encoding P-type conjugative transfer protein TrbL, with translation NAGLQVASEMSAKAQFGLFEDNALAIAAVFAMVIVVVSFSLVAAIFVAVMAEMYVGLLAGMIMLGLGGSSFTKDFSVRYLVYAFSVGMKLMALVMIARIGSEVLIDLANAPSGGDEFLATLAIAGISVIVFVIAMYVPNIIQGMVQGVSVTGGMEVIRHGGQAGSFAAGSAALAMGGARAGGAAYSDARASGSSFGAAALKGMATGVGAGGGAAASAARDKAIGVPGTWGASTLGLANAKLDQSQGRPTRRPSSDDKA
- the trbG gene encoding P-type conjugative transfer protein TrbG; this encodes MKKSTNRGPVLCAALLAVLVASPVSAQQLTGNETRGTELSAQWQHGPGVVARGPDGKVIFLFGEIQPSVVCSPLQVCDIELQPGEIVRDVLLGDTVRWKVEPATSGAPNAQAVHLIVKPSEAGLVTSMVVTTSRRTYHIQLKSHHRDYMARVGFEYPEDINARFAEINARIEASVVPGAGVPAEQLDFAFHMSGSARWRPTRIYSDGTKTYIQFPSSLAG
- a CDS encoding conjugal transfer protein TrbF — protein: MARKPTIDNPYIAARMEWNERYGSYVKAAAAWRIVGITGMLMAVIGFSYALYQSTQVKLVPYIVEVDKLGTAATAGYPQQIEYADPRVVRATLGSFVTNFRSVTPDTVVQKQYIDRAYAHLRSSDPATEKVNAWFRSNSPFDRAREKTVAIEVNNIVPLSNQSYQIDWTEYERDRQGKEIATRRFRGIATVTLTSPQDEAVIRLNPIGLYLKDFDWTAQL